The window TTTGTACCGTATAGCCTACCGGTACAGTTGATTTAATAATCATTACTGCATCAGGATTAATCTCTAGCACAGTTTTAATAACTTGTTCAACAGAAGATGTATCGAAAAAGTTTTTTTGAGGATCATAATTTGTAGGTGTCGAAATGATAACATAATCTGCACCTTTAAAAGCTTCTACTGGGTCAAGTGTAGCTTTGAAGTTTAACTCCTTAGTAGCTAAATACTCTTGCAATTCAGCATCTACAATAGGTGTCTCTTTGCGATTTAACATATCTACTTTTTCTGGGATGATATCGAGGGCTACTACTTCATTATGCTGAGCTAACAACACACCATTGGAAAGGCCTACATAGCCTGTACCAGCAATTGCAATTTTCATTTATTTGCCCTCCATCATATAGAAATCTTTATACCATATGGCAAAACGCTTTAACCCTTCTCGTAAGGTTGTATTAGGTTTAAAGCCAAAATCTGCTTCTAACGCACTTGTATCAGCATATGTAACAGGCACATCCCCTGGTTGCATAGGTACTAATTCTTTATGCTCCTCAAAATTATAATCTTCTGACAATACGCCAGCAGAAACCAATTCCTCTGAAAGAATGCGCACAAAATCAAGTAAATTTTCTGGGTTGCTATTGCCGATATTATAAATAGCGTACGGTGGAACCGGCAAGCCATCCGCACCATTGCGACGCTCTGGTGCAGTAGACATAACCTTAGAAACGCCTTCTACAATATCATCGATATAGGTGAAATCACGCTTACAATTGCCATAGTTAAAAATTTTAATTGTCCCACCATTACGTAATGTATTTGTAAAACCAAAGTATGCCATATCTGGACGCCCTGCAGGACCGTATACAGTGAAGAAACGAAGCCCTGTGCTAGGGATGTTATATAATTTAGCATACGAATAAGCCAATAACTCATTTGATTTTTTTGTAGCTGCATAAAGAGATACAGGATTATCTACTTTATCATCTGTAGAGTATGGGATTTGTTTATTTGCACCATATACAGAAGAAGATGATGCATACACTAAATGTTCTACACCTCTTTCACCATCGTCATAAGAGTGACGACAAGCCTCTAAAATATTATAGAACCCAATAATATTAGCCTCTATATAAGCATCAGGGTTAGTAATGGAATAACGAACCCCTGCTTGAGCTGCTAGATTTACTACAACTCGTGGTTTATATACATCAAAGATTTCATCAATAAAAGCCTTATCTGCAATATTCCCTTTTTTAAAAATCCATGTATTTTTATTGTCTTTGCTAATCTCGTCAATTTGTTGCAAACGATACTCTTTCAATGCTACATCGTAGTAATCATTAACAGAATCTATGCCGATTATTTGAGTTCCTTCTGCTTCAGATAAGAGAGACATAACTAAGTTAGCCCCTACAAATCCAGCAGCACCCGTTACAAGGATTACCGTGTTGTTTAAATCTACATTTTTTGAAAGCATATGTACTCCTTTCATAGTTCTGTTAATTATGTCGTTTTACTTTACTTAAGACTTTTTTATAGCCAGAAGCAATAATTATGCGCTCAGATGGAATGACGTATAAAATAGCCACATATAATACAACACATAAAAGCATACAGACGACGGTCCACCATACTGCATCATAGAGATGTAAAATACTATAGGCAATTAACCCAACTATAGATGCTGTAATGAGATATACACTGATATTAGATATTATGCGAAATGCACTCATATTGACAAATAAAGACAATAGCAACATAGCAGCTGCTAACATTTCCATTCTTACTAACGATCGAGCATATACAAATATACTGAAATCATATTGAACAAAAATATAAATGACTGGTGCTAAAACAATCAAATGCAATATTTGAGCCCAAAACGATAGATTTGGCATTCCTTTTGCACGGAATATTTCGGAAATCAAGTTAGCTGTTACAGTCATAATAGCCGAACTCAATGCCCAAGAACCTAATACAATACCCGCTAACTTCCATTGAGGACCTAGTAATATATGCACTACAAAGTCTTGGAATACAAATAATCCTACCCCTATAGGCACTAGAAATAAAGCCATATAGCGTTGGAATGTAAAGAATGTATTCGAAAAGGCCTGTTGATCATTCTGTACTCGGCTTAAGGCCGCGAATAATACTGGTGCCAATGATGCTGTTGCCATAGCCATGACGGTAGTAACAATAGCCATTGGCATCTTATATATACCCAAATAATAAGCATCAAGACATCGGCTAATGATAAATGTGTCTACCCAGGCTGTAAGCCATATAGAAAATGCTTCTGCTAATGACCATGCACTATAACTAAACATTTTCATAAAGACGCGACCACTAAAGAATAAATGAATTTGATTCCTTCGACTCTTTAATAAGGCCAACGCCGTAAATAGCTGAGCCCCTAATATACCAGCAATTAAAGACCAATAATCGTACCCCATAAGCGCCATTGGTATAGATATCAATATAGGTGTAAGAATTGTTATGAGCCTAATATTTAAAAGAAACTTGAAATTAAAATCTCTTCGATACAATGCCATTTGGACACTACTAAAAGCAGATAAAGGAATCATAGCGCCCATCACGGCTAAAGGTATACCTAAGCCATCATTACCTACTAATACGGCCAATTCATCACGACCGATTATGATAGCGCCCCATAAAACTAGAGAAAACACTAGGTTGGCAATAAAGGCCACATCTGTGGCCTCTTGCTTATCTTGGGTACTTTCAAACTCATGCTGAACAAGAAATTTTTGAAAACCCGCATCAGCAAGCATTTCCGCA of the Veillonella parvula genome contains:
- a CDS encoding lipopolysaccharide biosynthesis protein; protein product: MDTKIVAAAKWSVITEVLAKLITPLTNIILAHMLAPTAFGILATIMMVISFAEMLADAGFQKFLVQHEFESTQDKQEATDVAFIANLVFSLVLWGAIIIGRDELAVLVGNDGLGIPLAVMGAMIPLSAFSSVQMALYRRDFNFKFLLNIRLITILTPILISIPMALMGYDYWSLIAGILGAQLFTALALLKSRRNQIHLFFSGRVFMKMFSYSAWSLAEAFSIWLTAWVDTFIISRCLDAYYLGIYKMPMAIVTTVMAMATASLAPVLFAALSRVQNDQQAFSNTFFTFQRYMALFLVPIGVGLFVFQDFVVHILLGPQWKLAGIVLGSWALSSAIMTVTANLISEIFRAKGMPNLSFWAQILHLIVLAPVIYIFVQYDFSIFVYARSLVRMEMLAAAMLLLSLFVNMSAFRIISNISVYLITASIVGLIAYSILHLYDAVWWTVVCMLLCVVLYVAILYVIPSERIIIASGYKKVLSKVKRHN
- a CDS encoding NAD-dependent epimerase/dehydratase family protein — translated: MLSKNVDLNNTVILVTGAAGFVGANLVMSLLSEAEGTQIIGIDSVNDYYDVALKEYRLQQIDEISKDNKNTWIFKKGNIADKAFIDEIFDVYKPRVVVNLAAQAGVRYSITNPDAYIEANIIGFYNILEACRHSYDDGERGVEHLVYASSSSVYGANKQIPYSTDDKVDNPVSLYAATKKSNELLAYSYAKLYNIPSTGLRFFTVYGPAGRPDMAYFGFTNTLRNGGTIKIFNYGNCKRDFTYIDDIVEGVSKVMSTAPERRNGADGLPVPPYAIYNIGNSNPENLLDFVRILSEELVSAGVLSEDYNFEEHKELVPMQPGDVPVTYADTSALEADFGFKPNTTLREGLKRFAIWYKDFYMMEGK